The proteins below come from a single Staphylococcus sp. MI 10-1553 genomic window:
- a CDS encoding 5'-nucleotidase C-terminal domain-containing protein: MKRTGLKSFILVVMLMLAIFTLNSVSSDAAEQASQHAAPATKVEANAETTTTQASQPDVTSQQQATTEETAQKMSESVTAVKQERTPTVTTAATEDETVQSNAPTLTENVAQAKNDTPTMQTLAVTKTQPEATSTDRASNETETTTHTILHTNDIHGRMVEEKDRVLGMAKLKTLKEQQNPDLLVDAGDAFQGLPLSNQSKGEEMAKAMNAVGYDAMTAGNHEFDFGYDQLKKLEGMLNFPIVSSNVYKDGKLAFKPSVVIQKNGVRYGVIGVTTPETKTKTSPTGIVGVTFADPLSNVTREMNRLNGQVDVFVVLSHLGIDPTTKEQWRGDYLTRQLSQNKQYHHPIFVIDGHSHTVIEHGQKFDQDVLAQTGTALANVGKLTFKQTGHQFSDAEASLLNVKSLVNLQPDAAVKAQVDKANEAFLKATSEVIIPNNTVDFQGERDDVRTHETNLGNAITDAMEAYGQKGFSRPSDFAVTNSGGIRASIAKGKVTLNDVITVLPFGNTIAQISVKGSDVWKAFEHSLSAPTMRTDGQTQLSANGGLLQVSKSIQIYFDMNKAPGERINAIRVFNKQTGQFEDLDMSRTYAVAMNDFTASGGDGFDMFGGPREEGISLEQVFANYLKTADLSQYTTTEPQRIINGKPVDNSGVSKTTPASSKGDNIIPFPQTTPSKEVPMTKVPTANGQSQQTAMNVASEHRGTAQSMAPAVSMISTHETEKTGQANMAMTQNVSAIGHYAAKNGAQQLPNTGATEQAPIVGGLFMLGAGLVIMRRQKHRA; encoded by the coding sequence ATGAAAAGGACAGGGCTCAAAAGTTTCATCCTTGTGGTGATGTTGATGCTTGCTATTTTCACATTGAATAGTGTTTCAAGTGATGCAGCTGAACAAGCATCGCAACATGCAGCACCGGCGACCAAAGTGGAAGCGAATGCTGAAACGACTACAACTCAAGCGAGTCAACCGGATGTGACATCACAACAACAAGCAACAACAGAAGAAACAGCACAAAAGATGTCGGAAAGTGTGACAGCTGTGAAACAGGAAAGGACACCTACTGTAACGACAGCTGCGACTGAAGATGAAACAGTTCAATCTAACGCACCAACGTTAACAGAGAATGTTGCTCAAGCGAAAAATGATACACCAACGATGCAAACATTGGCAGTAACTAAAACACAACCAGAAGCGACGTCAACCGACCGTGCAAGTAACGAAACGGAGACAACGACGCATACGATTTTACATACGAACGATATTCACGGCCGCATGGTGGAAGAAAAAGACCGTGTGCTTGGTATGGCGAAGTTGAAGACATTAAAAGAACAACAAAATCCGGATTTACTTGTCGATGCGGGCGATGCATTTCAAGGTTTGCCATTATCTAACCAATCTAAAGGGGAAGAAATGGCGAAAGCAATGAATGCAGTCGGTTACGATGCGATGACAGCAGGGAACCATGAATTCGATTTTGGCTATGACCAATTGAAAAAACTGGAAGGCATGCTCAACTTTCCAATTGTGAGTTCCAACGTATACAAAGATGGCAAATTGGCATTTAAACCATCAGTCGTGATTCAAAAAAATGGTGTCCGATACGGTGTGATTGGGGTCACAACTCCGGAGACGAAAACAAAGACAAGTCCAACAGGTATTGTCGGTGTGACATTTGCGGATCCTTTATCAAATGTGACGCGTGAAATGAACCGCTTAAATGGACAAGTCGATGTGTTTGTCGTGTTGTCCCATTTAGGAATTGACCCGACAACAAAAGAACAATGGCGTGGGGACTATTTAACACGTCAACTCAGTCAAAACAAACAGTATCATCATCCGATTTTTGTCATTGATGGCCATTCGCATACAGTGATTGAACATGGTCAAAAGTTTGATCAAGACGTATTAGCACAAACAGGTACGGCACTCGCGAATGTCGGCAAATTGACGTTCAAACAGACTGGTCATCAGTTTTCAGATGCGGAGGCAAGCTTATTAAATGTCAAAAGTTTAGTAAATTTACAACCGGATGCTGCTGTGAAAGCACAAGTCGACAAAGCAAACGAAGCATTTCTTAAGGCAACTTCAGAAGTGATCATTCCGAATAACACAGTTGATTTTCAAGGTGAACGTGACGATGTAAGAACGCATGAAACAAACTTGGGGAATGCAATTACTGATGCAATGGAAGCTTATGGTCAAAAAGGCTTCAGTCGTCCATCTGATTTTGCGGTGACGAACAGTGGTGGTATTCGTGCGTCGATTGCGAAAGGAAAAGTGACGTTAAATGATGTCATTACGGTTTTACCATTCGGCAATACGATCGCTCAAATTTCGGTCAAAGGTAGCGATGTGTGGAAGGCTTTCGAACATAGTTTAAGTGCACCGACGATGAGAACTGACGGTCAAACGCAATTATCTGCAAATGGTGGTCTGTTACAAGTGTCAAAATCGATTCAAATTTATTTCGACATGAACAAAGCACCTGGCGAACGTATTAACGCGATTCGAGTGTTCAACAAGCAAACAGGTCAATTTGAAGATTTAGATATGAGTCGTACATATGCAGTAGCGATGAACGACTTTACAGCATCAGGTGGAGACGGTTTTGACATGTTTGGAGGACCTCGTGAAGAAGGGATTTCACTCGAACAGGTCTTTGCGAACTATTTGAAAACAGCTGATTTATCACAATATACGACAACAGAACCACAACGTATTATCAATGGTAAGCCTGTTGATAATAGTGGAGTATCAAAGACAACACCCGCGTCATCAAAAGGTGATAATATTATTCCATTCCCACAAACAACACCATCAAAAGAGGTGCCGATGACAAAAGTGCCAACAGCAAATGGACAGTCACAACAAACAGCTATGAACGTAGCGTCTGAACATCGCGGCACTGCTCAATCAATGGCACCAGCAGTGAGCATGATATCTACACATGAGACAGAAAAGACGGGTCAAGCGAATATGGCGATGACACAAAATGTTTCAGCAATAGGTCATTATGCAGCGAAGAATGGCGCACAACAGTTACCAAACACAGGTGCGACAGAACAAGCACCAATCGTGGGCGGCTTATTCATGTTAGGTGCAGGTTTAGTGATCATGCGACGTCAAAAACACCGTGCATAA